The Silene latifolia isolate original U9 population chromosome 4, ASM4854445v1, whole genome shotgun sequence region GACACTTCCCATGTCAACTCTCTCACCTCCAAAGCTGAACTCGCTACCCGCGGACTCACTCATGCTTCACTAACCGACCCGGTTGACGCTGAGCTAGCACAGTCGGATCTTACCTCGCCGGTTACTTCGGGTACAAGTCAAGGATCCGGGGAGTACTTCTCCCGGGTCGGAATCGGGTCACCCGCGAGACAATACTATATGGTGATTGATACAGGTAGTGACGTCACTTGGCTACAGTGTAACCCGTGTTCAGACTGTTACCAACAAACCGACCCGGTTTTCTCACCTTCTTCATCCGCCACGTACTCCCCTCTCACGTGCTACTCCCAGCAATGCACGAGTCTCGAGGTTAGCGCGTGCCGAAACAGCGCGTGTCTATATCAAGTCTCCTACGGAGACGGGTCATACACAGTTGGGAATTTCGTTACTGAAACGGTGTCGTTCGGTCCGTCCGGGTCTGTTCCTCGGGTTGCCATCGGGTGCGGTCACGACAACGAAGGGTTATTCGTTGGCGCGGCCGGGTTATTAGGTTTAGGTGGTGGGCCACTCTCGTTAACCTCCCAACTCAAAGCGACGTCGTTTTCGTACTGTTTAGTAGACCGCGACTCGTCCAAGACGTCAACACTCGAATTCAACGCACCAATCCCGACCGGGCAAGTAACCACAGCACCAATGTTGAAAAACAACCGGCTCAACACATTTTACTATGTCGGTCTGACCGGGTTCAGCGTTGGCGGTCAGGAATTAACTATCCCGCCATCGCTTTTTTCAATGGATGATTCCGGTTCAGGTGGAGTGATTGTCGATTCAGGAACAGCGATTACTCGTTTACCAACACAAGCGTATAGTTCATTGCGTGACGCGTTTACTAGATTAACTCAACACCTTAAATCGACAACAGGTGTCGCGTTGTTCGACACCTGTTACGACTTTTCGTCGATGAGTAGCGTTAAGGTGCCGACCGTTGCGATGCATTTCGCAGGCGGTCAGTCGTTGAATTTACCAGCGAAGAATTATTTAATCCCGGTTGATTCGTCAGGAACGTTTTGTTTTGCGTTTGCTGAAACGGCGTCGTCTATGTCGATAATTGGGAATGTGCAGCAGCAAGGGACACGTGTCCATTTCGATTTGGGTAGATCTTTGGTTGCTTTCTCTCAGAATAATTGCTAAACTGTGTGGGCCCGGCCCAAGGCCCACAGTTGTAACGGCCCGTGAT contains the following coding sequences:
- the LOC141652859 gene encoding protein ASPARTIC PROTEASE IN GUARD CELL 1-like, coding for MATNYHFILLLPLFLLFSSTLSIPNTFTSFNVSSSLHSTLSLFSSSKLPNYPHHHHNPHPHPHQVPLTFTIHSRASLHAPATTHKDYKSLTESRLSRDTSHVNSLTSKAELATRGLTHASLTDPVDAELAQSDLTSPVTSGTSQGSGEYFSRVGIGSPARQYYMVIDTGSDVTWLQCNPCSDCYQQTDPVFSPSSSATYSPLTCYSQQCTSLEVSACRNSACLYQVSYGDGSYTVGNFVTETVSFGPSGSVPRVAIGCGHDNEGLFVGAAGLLGLGGGPLSLTSQLKATSFSYCLVDRDSSKTSTLEFNAPIPTGQVTTAPMLKNNRLNTFYYVGLTGFSVGGQELTIPPSLFSMDDSGSGGVIVDSGTAITRLPTQAYSSLRDAFTRLTQHLKSTTGVALFDTCYDFSSMSSVKVPTVAMHFAGGQSLNLPAKNYLIPVDSSGTFCFAFAETASSMSIIGNVQQQGTRVHFDLGRSLVAFSQNNC